The following are from one region of the Nostoc cf. commune SO-36 genome:
- a CDS encoding nucleoside deaminase, producing MNPEYFMRLALAEAKKGDAPYGAVIVKDNEVVAVAHNTVNRDNDPSAHAEINAIRSLTAKLKNLSLEGYSIYTTGEPCPMCATACVWSGLSEIVYGASIEDLISVNQSQINISCEEVIAKSFRNIKVTKAILKNECLDLFK from the coding sequence ATGAATCCAGAATATTTTATGCGTTTAGCATTGGCAGAAGCAAAAAAAGGCGATGCGCCTTATGGTGCAGTGATTGTTAAAGATAACGAAGTTGTTGCCGTAGCTCATAATACTGTTAATAGAGACAACGATCCATCAGCCCATGCAGAAATTAACGCCATTCGTAGTTTAACAGCTAAACTTAAAAATCTCTCTTTAGAAGGTTATAGCATATATACAACTGGCGAACCTTGTCCAATGTGTGCAACCGCTTGTGTTTGGAGTGGTTTATCAGAAATTGTATATGGTGCTTCAATTGAAGATTTAATTAGCGTAAATCAATCACAAATTAATATATCTTGCGAAGAAGTGATCGCTAAGTCATTTAGAAACATCAAAGTCACCAAAGCCATTTTAAAAAATGAATGCTTGGATTTATTTAAATAA
- a CDS encoding Spy/CpxP family protein refolding chaperone codes for MKLKALSLVAGAISLTLSATSFAVHAQTASPSPVLLAQTPQRQKGPWKDLNLTDAQKTQIQTIRRDSRTKFEAVLTPEQKAKLEAAKQARQAQRQAGQGQRQPGQRRGKGGFADLNLTEAQKTQMRQIRESEKQQIQAVFTPEQRQKLEQLRQNAPSRRQQGNPQ; via the coding sequence ATGAAACTCAAAGCATTATCGCTAGTCGCTGGAGCGATCTCTCTAACTTTAAGTGCAACTTCCTTTGCTGTTCACGCCCAAACAGCCTCTCCTTCACCCGTGTTACTGGCACAAACTCCACAAAGACAAAAAGGCCCTTGGAAAGACTTAAATCTAACAGATGCCCAAAAAACTCAAATTCAGACAATTCGCCGCGATAGTCGCACCAAATTTGAAGCAGTTTTGACCCCAGAACAAAAGGCAAAATTAGAGGCGGCAAAGCAAGCACGTCAGGCTCAACGGCAAGCAGGTCAAGGTCAAAGGCAACCCGGTCAACGTCGAGGAAAGGGTGGTTTTGCTGACTTAAATCTGACTGAAGCACAGAAAACCCAAATGCGACAAATCCGCGAGTCTGAAAAACAACAGATTCAAGCAGTCTTCACTCCAGAACAACGGCAAAAATTAGAGCAATTACGTCAAAATGCTCCTTCACGCCGTCAGCAAGGCAACCCCCAATAA
- the sipA gene encoding regulatory protein SipA, with translation MSKEFAIGSKVRVVALPAYVKTAEPMPMLRPPNVIQIGEEGIVIDRRPGGYWGIRFARGAFLLDSQYIESADTPPESYLE, from the coding sequence ATGTCCAAAGAATTCGCAATTGGTAGTAAAGTTCGTGTTGTGGCGCTACCAGCTTATGTCAAAACTGCTGAACCTATGCCCATGCTGCGCCCACCTAATGTAATTCAGATTGGTGAAGAAGGTATAGTCATTGACCGCAGACCTGGGGGATATTGGGGTATTCGCTTTGCTAGAGGAGCCTTTCTCTTAGATAGCCAATACATCGAAAGCGCAGATACCCCACCCGAATCTTATTTAGAGTGA
- a CDS encoding LapA family protein produces MKTLAPFLTSLVIAVWVIAIAVISVQNATPVSLKFLTFQSIQIPMGLVLAFSAVVGLIGMALLQPLWGLAGIGQRNSRLEEDAEFFVDDEDF; encoded by the coding sequence ATGAAAACTTTGGCTCCTTTTTTGACATCTCTAGTTATAGCGGTTTGGGTAATCGCGATCGCAGTTATTTCAGTCCAAAATGCCACGCCCGTATCGTTAAAATTCTTAACATTCCAATCGATTCAGATACCAATGGGTTTAGTGCTGGCATTTAGTGCCGTTGTCGGGTTAATTGGCATGGCACTGCTGCAACCTCTGTGGGGACTTGCTGGTATTGGGCAGCGTAATTCTCGATTAGAAGAGGATGCCGAATTTTTTGTTGATGATGAAGACTTTTGA
- a CDS encoding calcium-binding protein, which produces MALIIGSDGDDILVGTDENDTFIASGGNDTITGGNGNDIIDYSDLEQPVIVQPVVIQKGAIGTDTFKDFFEGVIGATGQANSIDGTSDSTNVSIVADLSKEILEIKVVGSPPIVVTVKNFVNLIGTNQNDAITGNAQDNQLSGSGGNDIIRGSAGNDTLNGGDGIDTADYRKLGQSSTIFIDGTLRKGGGLGTDNLGNIEKLVVDANAVNNTIDASTAPSIPFSFLSNLSVNANLETQSFVVNNLPGGNTANFTFINFDNIKGTNQGDTLVGDGQNNLLFGNGGDDTLSGKGGNDILSGGNGNDTLTGGVGADKFVFTNVLEGVDIIKDFKAVEGDKIQVSQAGFGAISISEFSYDSLSGSLFFQESRFAIVENKSVGFQANLDIQLV; this is translated from the coding sequence ATGGCACTAATTATAGGCAGTGATGGAGACGACATTTTAGTCGGAACTGATGAAAATGACACATTTATCGCCAGTGGTGGTAATGATACCATTACCGGTGGAAATGGTAACGATATCATTGATTACAGTGACTTAGAACAACCTGTAATAGTCCAGCCAGTGGTTATCCAAAAAGGTGCAATTGGAACTGATACGTTTAAAGATTTCTTTGAAGGTGTGATTGGTGCTACGGGACAGGCTAACAGTATTGATGGTACTTCTGATAGCACCAATGTATCAATAGTAGCTGATTTATCTAAAGAAATATTAGAAATCAAAGTTGTCGGTTCACCACCAATAGTAGTCACGGTGAAGAATTTTGTAAATTTAATTGGTACAAATCAAAATGACGCAATTACTGGTAACGCTCAGGATAATCAATTATCTGGCAGTGGCGGCAATGACATTATTAGAGGCAGTGCAGGCAACGATACTTTAAATGGTGGAGATGGTATTGATACGGCTGATTACAGGAAATTGGGTCAAAGTTCTACCATATTCATTGATGGAACTCTTAGAAAAGGTGGTGGACTAGGTACAGATAACCTTGGCAATATTGAAAAGCTTGTTGTTGATGCTAATGCTGTAAATAATACTATAGACGCCTCAACTGCTCCTTCAATACCTTTTTCATTTTTATCTAATCTCTCAGTCAACGCCAACTTAGAAACTCAAAGTTTCGTAGTAAATAATCTGCCTGGTGGAAACACAGCTAATTTCACATTTATTAACTTTGATAATATCAAAGGTACAAATCAAGGTGACACCCTTGTTGGAGATGGGCAAAATAATCTGTTATTTGGTAATGGTGGTGACGATACGCTTTCTGGCAAAGGTGGCAATGACATACTCTCTGGTGGAAATGGTAACGATACTCTCACGGGTGGAGTAGGTGCAGATAAATTTGTTTTTACCAACGTATTAGAGGGTGTTGACATTATTAAAGACTTCAAAGCTGTTGAAGGTGACAAAATCCAGGTTTCTCAAGCAGGGTTTGGCGCTATTTCAATCAGTGAGTTCAGTTATGATTCCCTAAGTGGTTCTTTGTTCTTCCAAGAATCTAGATTCGCCATTGTTGAAAATAAGTCTGTTGGTTTTCAAGCTAATCTAGACATTCAACTTGTTTAA
- a CDS encoding response regulator has translation MIKVLLVDDQGLIRQGLRALLELESDLEIVGEAENGEQAINLVAEFQPDVVLLDIRMPIMDGVAATREIQKRFAKTKILVLTTFDDDEYVSAALQNGAMGYLLKDTPSEELAVAIRAVYKGYTQLGPGIVKKLLTQFSNGTLTHTPPVPSSLAELTPREKEVLRLIATGASNREIAQELYISEGTVKNHVTNILNRLNLRDRTQAAIWANTYLSYLNESS, from the coding sequence ATGATTAAAGTATTGCTGGTAGATGATCAAGGTTTAATTCGTCAAGGATTAAGAGCGTTATTAGAATTAGAATCAGATTTAGAGATAGTGGGAGAAGCAGAAAACGGTGAACAGGCGATTAATTTAGTTGCTGAATTTCAGCCAGATGTAGTATTGCTAGATATCAGAATGCCGATTATGGATGGAGTTGCAGCCACGCGGGAGATTCAAAAACGTTTCGCCAAAACTAAAATTTTAGTACTGACGACTTTTGATGATGATGAATATGTATCAGCAGCTTTGCAAAATGGTGCAATGGGTTATTTATTGAAAGATACACCCTCAGAAGAATTAGCTGTTGCTATTCGTGCCGTTTATAAAGGATATACTCAATTAGGGCCAGGTATAGTTAAAAAACTATTGACTCAGTTTTCTAATGGTACACTAACCCATACACCGCCTGTACCGTCTAGTTTAGCTGAACTCACTCCGAGAGAAAAAGAGGTTTTGCGGTTAATTGCAACAGGTGCTAGTAACCGAGAAATTGCTCAGGAACTCTACATTTCTGAGGGGACGGTAAAAAATCATGTTACTAATATTTTAAACAGGTTAAATTTGCGCGATCGCACTCAAGCTGCAATTTGGGCAAATACCTATTTATCTTATTTGAATGAATCAAGTTAA
- a CDS encoding ion transporter codes for MLLSRQETEFYLKDLETPIGKAINLTLAFLVLISSGIFVAETYNIPDSTRFQLNVADTAIVIIFAVEYSLRLWSAENKIKYIFSFYSIIDLMAILPFFLGMVDISFIRLLRWFRILRLIRFIDRKFLFASISTEDGMIFARILFTLFAIVFIYSGLIYQVEHPVNAENYGTFLDAFYFSVVTMTTVGFGDVVPISELGRLLTVLMIFTGIALIPWQVGDLIKRVVKTANQVETVCSGCGLTFHDVDAGFCKRCGTKLPSRRVD; via the coding sequence ATGTTACTGAGCAGACAAGAAACAGAATTTTACTTAAAAGACTTAGAAACACCAATCGGTAAAGCAATTAATTTAACACTAGCCTTTTTGGTGCTAATATCATCAGGAATCTTTGTGGCAGAAACATATAATATTCCTGATTCTACGCGGTTTCAGTTGAATGTGGCTGATACTGCGATCGTCATCATCTTCGCGGTGGAATATTCACTCCGTTTGTGGAGTGCGGAAAATAAAATTAAATATATTTTTAGCTTTTATTCGATTATTGACTTAATGGCGATTTTGCCTTTCTTTCTAGGAATGGTGGATATTAGTTTTATTCGCCTACTAAGATGGTTTCGGATTTTACGATTAATTAGATTTATTGATAGAAAGTTTTTATTCGCCAGTATCAGCACCGAAGATGGAATGATTTTTGCGCGAATACTATTTACGTTATTTGCAATTGTTTTTATTTACTCTGGTTTAATTTATCAAGTCGAGCATCCGGTTAATGCTGAAAATTACGGCACATTTTTGGATGCCTTTTATTTCTCTGTTGTCACCATGACAACTGTAGGATTTGGCGATGTTGTTCCAATTTCTGAATTAGGGCGTTTGCTAACAGTATTGATGATTTTCACCGGAATTGCACTAATTCCTTGGCAAGTAGGGGATTTAATTAAGCGTGTGGTGAAAACTGCTAATCAGGTGGAAACAGTTTGTTCAGGTTGTGGCTTGACTTTCCATGATGTAGATGCTGGTTTTTGTAAAAGGTGCGGGACTAAGTTACCTAGTCGCAGGGTTGATTGA
- a CDS encoding cation diffusion facilitator family transporter, producing MSRPTARSYAFLSIAAAIVTIGIKFSAYQLTGSVGLLSDAIESIVNLVAALVALWALTYAEKPADAEHAFGHSKAEYFSSGTEGALIIVAAISIAVEAWGRLLHPEPLTQLGLGLALSLLATAINGVVAFILLGAGRRLRSITLRADAHHLFTDVVTSGGVIVGILLVKLTGALVLDPIIALIVAANITWTGFRLLRETSSALLDAALPKKEIDEIKSILNEYKRHDIQFHALRTRTAGTRRFVSFHVLVPGSWTVQQGHDLCEAIELAILRVLPLTNVTTHLEPVEDPVSWQDLELERSSNQ from the coding sequence ATGAGTCGTCCAACAGCCCGCTCCTACGCTTTCTTATCGATTGCAGCGGCAATCGTCACTATTGGCATAAAATTTAGCGCTTACCAGCTAACCGGGTCAGTAGGTTTGCTTTCAGATGCTATTGAGTCAATTGTAAATCTCGTAGCAGCATTGGTCGCTCTATGGGCATTGACCTATGCTGAGAAACCAGCCGATGCCGAACACGCCTTTGGGCATTCTAAAGCCGAATACTTCTCTAGTGGTACAGAAGGTGCGTTGATTATAGTGGCAGCCATTAGCATTGCTGTTGAAGCTTGGGGACGCTTGTTGCATCCAGAACCATTAACACAGCTTGGATTAGGGTTAGCACTCTCACTACTTGCAACTGCAATCAATGGCGTTGTTGCCTTTATCTTGCTAGGGGCAGGGCGACGGTTGCGTTCCATTACACTGAGGGCTGATGCTCACCACCTGTTTACCGATGTGGTGACTTCGGGTGGTGTGATAGTGGGAATCTTACTCGTCAAGCTAACAGGCGCTCTCGTACTTGATCCAATTATTGCACTGATAGTAGCAGCAAATATTACTTGGACAGGATTTCGTTTGCTGCGCGAAACCAGTAGCGCGTTACTGGATGCAGCTTTGCCTAAAAAAGAAATTGACGAAATCAAGAGCATCCTTAACGAGTATAAACGTCATGATATCCAGTTTCATGCCTTGCGAACCCGCACTGCTGGAACCCGCCGCTTTGTTTCCTTTCATGTTCTTGTGCCTGGATCTTGGACAGTGCAACAAGGGCATGATTTGTGTGAAGCAATTGAGCTTGCTATTCTTCGGGTGCTGCCTTTAACCAACGTTACAACTCACCTGGAACCTGTAGAAGATCCAGTTTCTTGGCAAGATTTGGAGTTGGAGCGTTCGAGCAATCAGTAA